The Betta splendens chromosome 7, fBetSpl5.4, whole genome shotgun sequence genome includes a window with the following:
- the LOC114859220 gene encoding uncharacterized protein LOC114859220 isoform X5 — MMMINAAGQMNSSLNKTEDTKEQVALCLQRDTLDRISGSEWSDLHHSPTTDSTSNNADLQDATIPAAYFTTPGTSRLSQRLHGSCSETEDAGHRVVQHDSVDLSRLEQQQRADALEQQRQMKILEWENRMKVLAWEQELVREKRRAARQKEKAFRIKKAYYKAKLKRMGEDVPPSSSSDEEEKAPDPTG; from the exons atgatgatgataaatgcTGCTGGTCAGATGAACAGCAGCCTAAACAAG ACTGAGGACACAAAGGAACAAGTGGCCCTCTGCCTCCAGCGTGACACCTTGGACAGAATATCAGGCAGTGAATGGTCGGATCTGCACCATAGCCCAACCACTGACTCCACCTCCAACAATGCAGATCTGCAGGATGCAACAATTCCTGCTGCCTACTTCACAACACCAG GCACCTCTAGGCTCAGCCAGCGACTCCATGGATCTTGCAGCGAGACAGAGGACGCCGGCCACCGCGTGGTCCAGCACGACTCCGTGGACCTGTccaggctggagcagcagcagagggcggatgctctggagcagcagcggcagatGAAGATCCTGGAGTGGGAGAACAGGATGAAGGTGCTGGCGTgggagcaggagctggtgagggagaagaggagagcaGCCCGGCAGAAGGAGAAAGCTTTCAGGATAAAGAAGGCGTACTACAAAGCTAAGTTAAAGAGGATGGGCGAGGACGTGCCGCCATCGTCCAGCAGCGACGAAGAGGAGAAAGCGCCTGATCCGACAGGATGA